The region ACGTGGGCATCTTACACAAGATGGCGGAGACGCTTATCAAGTACGAGACCATCGAGAGCGCGCAGATTGACGATCTCATGGCCGGCCGCATCCCACGTCCCCCCAAGGACTGGTCGGAAGAGGAGCGTAAGGGCACGCCGAAAGACAAGACGCCGCAAGTGGTTGACAACGGGGACCAAAAAGCAGACGGCGCGATCGGAGGGCCGGCAAGCTTGCATTGAAAGCTTAATAGAGTAAGTTCTGGTGAACCCCCGCTTCCTCAGTGGGGGTTCTTTTTTTACGCGAGGGGACCAGCGATGGGGCATGAACGGCGGTATTTTGGAACCGATGGCATACGCGGCAAGGTGGGTAGCGCGCCGATTACACCTGATTTTGTCATGAAGCTCGGCTGGGCGGCGGGCCGTGTGCTCGGGAAAGGCGGCGCAAGCCGAGTGTTGATCGGCAAGGACACGCGGATCTCCGGATACATGTTCGAGTCGGCATTAGAAGCGGGTTTTTCGGCCGCCGGTGTCGACATCCTGCTGTTGGGCCCGATGCCCACACCCGCCATCGCCTATCTGACGCGCACTTTTCGGGCGCAAGCCGGAGTCGTCATAAGCGCCTCGCACAACCCCTATTACGACAATGGGATCAAGTTTTTCGGCGGCGACGGTATGAAGCTTGCCGATGCCGTCGAATCGGACATCGAAGCGGCGCTGGATTGCCCGCTAGCGACGGTCGATTCGAGCAAGCTAGGCCGGGCGCAGCGCATTGAGGACGCGGAAGGACGGTATATCGAGTTTTGCAAGAGCACATTCGGGACCGGCGCCAATCTTAACGGACTTAAAATCGTCGTGGATTGCGCTCACGGCGCCACGTACAACATTGCCCCCAAGGTCTTCGACGAGCTCGGGGCCACGGTCATTGCGATCGGTGCGGCGCCGAACGGTCTTAACATCAATGATCACTATGGGGCAACCAAACCGGAGACGCTTAAAGCCGAGGTGATGTCCCAGGGGGCCGATGTCGGCATTGCTCTCGACGGTGACGGCGATCGGGTGATCATGGTGGATCACCAGGGCGAAGTTGTCGATGGCGACGAGTTGCTCTTTATTATTGCCCGTGAGCGTCAGCGGAGGAATAAACTGAACGGAAGCGTGGTCGGCACGCAGATGAGTAACCTTGGTCTTGAGCATGCACTGCGAACGCTCGGTCTCGATTTAAAGCGGGCTAAGGTGGGGGACAGATATGTCTTGGAGATGATGAAAGAGGGCGGGTGGACGCTCGGCGGCGAATCGTCGGGCCATATCATCTGTTTGGATATGACGACCACCGGTGACGGAATCGTTTCCGCCTTGCAAGTGCTGGAAATCCTCGTCGCTACGGGCCAGCCGTTAAA is a window of Pseudomonadota bacterium DNA encoding:
- a CDS encoding ATP-dependent metalloprotease; the protein is VGILHKMAETLIKYETIESAQIDDLMAGRIPRPPKDWSEEERKGTPKDKTPQVVDNGDQKADGAIGGPASLH
- the glmM gene encoding phosphoglucosamine mutase, giving the protein MGHERRYFGTDGIRGKVGSAPITPDFVMKLGWAAGRVLGKGGASRVLIGKDTRISGYMFESALEAGFSAAGVDILLLGPMPTPAIAYLTRTFRAQAGVVISASHNPYYDNGIKFFGGDGMKLADAVESDIEAALDCPLATVDSSKLGRAQRIEDAEGRYIEFCKSTFGTGANLNGLKIVVDCAHGATYNIAPKVFDELGATVIAIGAAPNGLNINDHYGATKPETLKAEVMSQGADVGIALDGDGDRVIMVDHQGEVVDGDELLFIIARERQRRNKLNGSVVGTQMSNLGLEHALRTLGLDLKRAKVGDRYVLEMMKEGGWTLGGESSGHIICLDMTTTGDGIVSALQVLEILVATGQPLNSLKSGMRKYPQKLINVRMAGRMDVGNVPAVHHAVRDAEERLRDRGRVLLRPSGTEALIRVMVEGPDEGEVNQVATTLAEVVTEALHQAGPGVAAA